AAAAAGGCAGACCTCATCGCAATGGGCACACATGGGAGAAAGGGTCTGACGAGGCTGTTCATGGGCAGCGTCACATCCGGTGTCGTTGTGCATTCTCCCTGTGATGTCCTCGTCGTAAAAAAATCATGCGGTGAGTGTACGGGAGTGTATTCATCGATCCTTGTACCCTTTGACGCTTCCGAGTTCAGTAAGAAAGCGCTTGTCAGGGCCTGTCGGTTGGCACAGAGTGATAACGCCGGGATAACCGCACTCTATGTAGTTCCCCGTTATGAGGAGATGATAGGATTTTTCAGGACGGAATCTATAAAGAAGAGTCTGCTGCAGGAGGCGGAAAAGATCCTCGACGCGGCCAGGGAGATCGCTTTAGGAAAGGGAGTATCGCTCAAGACGCAAATACGGGAAGGGCAGACAGATGAAGAGATCATCAAAACGGCCGCCGGTCTGGAAATTGACTTAATTGTACTCGGCACCTATGGATGGAGAGGCATGAATAGGGCAATAATGGGGAGTACCACAGAACGGGTAATCATACATGCCCCCTGCCCTGTCCTTGCGGTCAAATGAGTCGAAAGAAGAGGGGCAGTTCGGACAGGGATATGTCCTCCGTCACCGGGAGAAATACGGAATAGGCGAAACAGCAAATAATCCAGCCTGTTTACTTCATGCAAGGCGTTCAGAATTACCGAAGGCAAAATGATTCATCGCAAATTTCAAAGGCTCATTGAGAGGAAGCTCGCCACCCCTGAGGAACTTGAGGCAGTAAGCAGGGTCTCCGAAGATTCGGGAAGATATCCAGAGGAACTGCTGATGGAAAAAGGGGTTCCCAAGCATGAGATACTCTTGTCTCTATCCGAATATTTCGGCTACCCCTTCGTCGAATACGATGAAAATGTTGTCGCTTCCTATTTCGTGACGAAGCGTCTTGATATGGAACTGCAAAAACGGGCGCTCTGGTTTCCTCTTTCGGTTCAGCCCGACAGAGCTGAGGTCATAGCATATAATCCTGATGATCGCGTGCGGATTGAAGATATTTCTGAGGTCCTCGGCGTTGAACGGATTGACTTTATCCTTGCGCTTCCCACCGATCTCTTACAAATTATTGAAAATAGCTTTGATGTAAATCCGCATTTCCCTCCTGCTGGCGGCAGGACCCCTCTCGCAAAGGTAAGGACATTCCTCGCGGAACGGCGGTCGCTCTTTGCATGTTATCGGACATCACTTGCAAAGGGCCGGACAGGACTCGCTTTCATCAGGACCGGTTTATCATTCATGGCTGTTGCTTTGCTTCTTCTGAGAATCTTCGGGATAGGATATCTGACCATGGGCGAGGGCCTGCTTTTCGCAGCTGGCGTGGTGATGACGACGGACGGGCTGATCTGGTATAAGCCTGTGAGGAAGGTCGGCAAGAAGAAACTCGACTGTACCGCCACAGAGCCCACCGGAGGAACAACGGTTTTAGGGGTTTCGAATCCCGGGGGTGAGTCGCCCTTTGTCAGGACTGGACCTATTGACAGGGCTGATACTCTACGCACCGAGTGGTCAGATCTTTCACCGGTGATGAGGCGCAGGTTCCTGGCGAGTGACAGGACCGATTTGGCCGAAGAGAGAACGAGCCTTGCGTGCCTCAGGACGGTCATGGCCCGTGCGCGCACGGGGTTGGCGTTTGCGCGAACAGGCATAGCATTTGTCGGACTCGGTATTGCGTTACTGAGGCAATTCCCCTCGGGTTTCTGGACACTTTTCGACGCCATGCTCATCCTGATGGGTCTTTTCATGGCGGTGGAGGGGCTTCACTCGTATCTTGCGGGTCGTCGCGCAGGCAACGAGGGCCTTACATTGTTTAAGGGGTCCGCAAACAAGGAGACAATCTGGGATTTTGTTTTCCCTGCCGGTCATAACGAAACCGGTCCTGAAAAGATATCTTCCTCTGCCTTTCTCAGGAGGGCCTGCTCGCCGGGCATCTGGGCGACGACGGGGCTGGCTCTCGAAAGGACGGTGCTTGCGGAGAGGAGAAATGTGATGGCACGGCTCCGGACCGTTATGGCGAGGTCGAGGACGGGCTTGGCTTTCGTACGGACGGGGATGAGCGTGTCAGCCGTAGGAGCCGGGCTCCTCGTTTACTTCGGAACCGGCAGCACCGCCTGGACGGCATTCGATCTGGTTCTTATTCTGTCAGGCCTTGCGCTCATTGCGGACGGAATCTCTTGGTATGTGCCGGGAGAAAGGGTGAGAGGTCAGTTCCCCTACTGCTTCGGAGACATGGAGATCATCGTTCCTGATTATGGCGTGCCCAACTGCGACTGGGGAAAGGCGGTTTTCAGCCATGATAAAAGCTGACACGACAAAAGAGGATGGGGAGACTACCTCGTTGACGGAATTCCGGGGAGACGAGGCAAAGAAGTTTTCCTTCCTCGTGGATCAAGGGTTCATGAGTGTCAAGGAACTCCGCGATGCCGAGGATGCAGCCATGGCACGGGGGATCGGACTTGAAAGGATACTCTTGAGGGAATGTGGCATACCGCGGGCGGTCCTCTTAAAGGCCCTTTCAGAGTATTACCGATGTCCTGGCGTGGCATATGATGAGAGGATGCCCGTGCCACCGGGGCTTTTGTCGGGGCTCGACAGTGACCGGCTTCTGATCAGTCAGTGGTTTCCGATAATAAAGGACGGAGATACGGTTGTTATCGCCTCGAACGATCCTCAAGATCCTGAGGTGAGGGAAGAGGTGAAAAGATTCATCCGGGCAGAGAACTACGAATTCCGCGTTGCCCTTGGAGAGGACGTCCAGTGGTTTATCCAGGACTTCCTCCACGCACGGCCGGGACATCTCATCGGAACGGAGAGAACGGGGCTCGCTTTCTGGCGCAACACCATGGCCCAGTGGAGGACGCGTCTGGCCTGTTATAGGAATGACATGGCAAAAGGAAGAACCGGCCTCGCCTTTCTCCGGTGGGGACTCGGCACTGTCGCGATTGGAGATACGATCTTGCGTACGCGCAGGCTCCCGCTGACGTCCTATCTCTTATGGCTTATGATGGCCGCCGGCCTTGTCATCGCAGGTTACGGATTGCACATGTATCTTAAAATCAGGAAGTCGAGAATGAAGCCACCGGGACCTCATACCCTCGTGGAAGTGACGGCGGCGACGCTTCAATTTCTCGAGAACTATCATTTCATCGAGGGCGCCGGGATGGGTTCTCTATCGAAAAAGACGATGCTCGGACGTCTCGGAGACTTTCTCGCCGATCATTCAACCATTCTCTATCCATCTCCTGCGAGCAGGGAGCGGACCCATCTGGCGAGGGAAAGGAACGTGCTTGCTGCGCAACGAACAGTTGCCGCGTGTTACCGGACGATTTACGCACGGGCCCGGACAGGGCTGGCCTTCATACGCTCGGGCGTCTCTTTTTCGAGTATCGGGCTCGGCCTCATTCGCTATTTTGGTCTGAGTCTCACGACGATTCTTGATTCCGTCCTTGTGCTCGCGGGAATCCTGATGATTATCGATGGTTCCCTATGGTATCTGCCGGTGAGAAGAGAGCAGGCCGAACTCCCGCGATGTCCCGTGCCGGAATAAATATAGAATAGAGGATGAGGATAGAACAAAAAATCATTCTCTCGAATGTCTTCAACGTTGCCCTGATCGTTCTGATAGGTTTTTTCGCATTTCAAAACATGAACCTTATTCTCACAAAACTGCGATTTGTCGAAATCGCCGATGACCTGAACGCATCTTTCCTTGAGATGAGACTTTCGGAAAAGAATTATTTCCTTTACAAGGATAAGACCGCTCTCTCGGATATAGAAGAAAAAATAGACGAAACAGCCGGCTCCATAGGACACGTGAGAAACGATATCATTCGAGCAATCGGCGAGAAGAATTTTACCGTACTGGAAGCTTATCTGAAGAAATACGCTGACATCGTGAAAGAAGCGGAGATGAGCAGTCCCGGAGATGCTCAAATGGAGACGAGGCTCAGGACAGCGGGGAAGAGATTGAAGGAATTTTCAGAGGCGATTACCCACCTCGAGAGGGTAGGGGTGAATGAGATCATCTCGAATTCGAAGACCGTCCTCTTTTATTCATTCCTCGTAATACTCGTGTCGGCAATAGCGGTAAGTCATTTTGTTTCGCAGAAGATTCTGAGATCCCTGAGGGCGATAGAGAAACTTGCGAAATCGATTTCAGAGGGGAATTTCATGAAGCTGGCGGGAGTTGTTGCGAGAGACGAATTGGGTTCGGTTATCGAAGCGGTTAATTCCATGTCTGAAGAGCTCAGCAACCGGGAAGAACAGCTGATCCAGTCCAAGAAACTCGCTTCCCTCGGGGTGCTGACTGCAGGCGTGGCCCATGAACTGACCAATCCGCTCAATAACATCTCGATGATAGCGCAGACTTATACGGAAGTCTATGATAAGCTCAGCAGAGAAGATAGGATTGGGTTCATGGATAAGGTCGAAGGGGAGACAGAGAGAATAAAGGAGATTGTGAGGAACCTCCTTGATTTTTCGAAACCCAAGGAAGCGAATCTGAAAAAGGCCGAGATTAACGACGTCATACAGAAAACCTTTACGATCGTGAAGAATATGCTCGAAGTATCCAATATCGATACGAAGCTCGCCTTGAGGGAGCACCTGCCCAGTGTCCTTGTCGACGAACACCAGATACAGCAGGTCCTCGTAAATCTTATTACCAATGCGGTTCAGGCCATGTCCTCAGGAGGGAAGCTCTTTATCTCTTCGCGGCCCGGGAAAAGCGGAGGTTCCGTGGAGGTAACCGTTATGGATACTGGCAGAGGGATACCTCCAGAACTCCTACCCCATATCTTTGACCCCTTCTTCAGCACCAAAGGCGAGGGCGGGACCGGCCTCGGGCTGTCAGTCAGTTACGGCATTATTAAGAATCATAAGGGGGACATCCGGGTCGAGAGCAAGACGGGTGTCGGCACCACCTTCACCATTGAGTTACCCATTCAGAAGAGACAGGAGGAGTGAGATGGCGGGTTACAGAATCATGGTTATTGACGATGAAAAGATCGTCGGCGATATGGCGAAGATGTCCCTTGAGCAGGACGGCTATGAGGTGGAGACATTCTTGAACGCGGCGCCGGCACTCGAAAGGCTCAGGGAGGAAAGGTTCGACATAGTCGTTACCGACTACAAGATGAAGGGGATAGACGGGATGGAGGTCCTGAAAACGGTGAAAAAACTCTTTCCCGCAACGAAGGTTATCATGATAACGGCCTTTGCGAACCTCGATGCCGCGATAGAGGCGCTGAGGGGAGATGTACATGACTTCTTCCCGAAGCCGGTTAAGATAAAAGAATTAAAGGCATCAATCCAGCGCGCCCTGAAAAGGCCGTGAGGATGAGCGTTCTTGGGACACATTGAGAGTCTTATTTCTTGTCCATTTCAATGAATAACACTTTCAAGCTCTTCGAGCCTTTTCTCAGCAGGGTATCCCGGTCGTTTCGGCTTTGGAAACGTTCTGAGAGTCCCGAATCCTTCAGCGTTATCTTTGACCGGTTCAGGGAAGTCCTTGAGCGGAACAACAGGTCGCTCGAAATTATTACCGATATGGGCGAAAAGCTCGGGGGGGACTACCTCTTCGATGTCATGTACATCAGAAAGGCTTACGGAGAGCTTAGAGAGGAGATCAGGGGGTCGATTCTGAACTTTGATCTGCTTACGAGAAACCGCTATCCGGAGTTGCATGCGGCATATGAGCGTATCGATACCCTGATCAGGAGAATGGTAGATGGAATACCTTCCATGGCGCGGGAGATGGTTATCTCCTTTGACAACATCGACTGGCACAAATTCCGTGAGGTGGGGGGGAAGAACGCACATCTCTCCGAGGTCAAGAATCGTCTGAAACTGAATGTTCCGGAGGCATTTGTGATAACCACGGATGCCTTCGATGCATTCATCGATCACAACGGACTTCGTGAAAGGATCGCCCAGAGACCGGATGCCATGATCGACGAGACGGCCATGAAAGCTTTGCAAGAGTCCATTCTTCAGGGCGAGATACCCGCGGTCATAGACATTGCTCTCCGGGACGCTCTTGAGAAGATAAGAGAGAAGAGCGGGGATTGTTTTCTCGCTGTACGGAGCAGCGCAGAGGAGGAGGACGGCGGCTTTTCATTCGCGGGGCAGTTCGAAACCATACTGAATGTCCATCTCGATGACGTCGCGGTCAAGGATGCCTATAAAAAAGTGGTTGCGAGCCTCTACTCTTCAAAGGCGATGGCCTACCAGAGGCAACTCGGTTACGAGATCGGGCGAATGAGGATGGCGGTCGGATGCGTGGTTATGGTCGACGCTGTTTCGAGTGGAGTGATGTATTCGACCGGTCCGGGTGGCAATGAGGGTTATCTCCTAATCAATGCAACCTGGGGACTTGGAGGGTCCCTTGTCGAAGGAAAGATAGATGGAGACCTCTACGTTGTGAGAAAAGAGAGCGAACCCGAGATGGTGAACGCAGCGTACGGGAAGAAGGGTTCTATGATGATCAGTCTGAAAGAGGGCGGAACAACCGAGGTCAGGACCCCTGATGACATGGAGATGAAACCGTGCTTGACCGGCGAACAGATAGCAGAGCTCGCAAGGGAGGGCATGATCATCGAGAAGTATTTCGGGAATCCCTGCGATATAGAATGGGCGATCGGGAAAAGCGGAACTATCTCTATCCTCCAGGCGCGTCCCTTAATGATTCAGGGGGAAGGGGAAAGACCTGCCATTGTAGATGAGGATTGGGCTGATTCCGGATATGCCCTGCTGTTTCGGAACAGGGGGACGGTTGTGCAAAAGGGCGCCGGTTCCGGCAAGGTATTCGCGGTGAAACATCCTGATGAACTGAACAGCTTCCCGAAGGGTGCTGTTCTCGTAGCGAGGCATGATTCCTCTCTCTTCGTTCAGGTTATGCCTATTGCGTCTGCGATAATCACGGAAATCGGGACCCCCATGAGCCATATGGCGACGCTCTGCAGGGAGATGAAAGTCCCGACCGTTGTCAATGTCGGTGACGCGGTTCTGACCCTGAAACAGGGGCAGGAAGTTACACTCTACGCTGGTGATGAAAATACGGTTGCGGTGTATGAGGGGGTTGCCAGGCATTTGCTTGCTCGGGGCCAGGCGGACTCCGTGATGATGGAAGATGTTTATGAATTCCGAAAGAAGCGATACATCATGAGATACATCACACCCCTCAATCTTGTGGACCCGCTCATGAATGAATTTACGCCGGAAGGTTGCAAATCCATGCATGATATTCTCAGGTTCATGCATGAAAAGGCGGTTGCCGAACTCGTGGAGAGCGCCCGGAGGGAAAGCATAAGATCGAGAGGACATGGAAACGTGATGAAGTTGGATATCTCGGTGCCGGCGGGGATTATCGTGATGGACATAGGCGGCGGTCTTGACGTTCATTCTGATGATACGAAAGCCACGCTCGAACAGATCAGGTCCGTGCCGCTCAGGGCGATCATCAGGGGGATGGTACATCCGGGCCTCTGGCAGTCTGAGGCGATTTCCCTCAAGGTGAATGATTTTCTTTCGAGCATGATGAGGATGCCCGATATCGTTTCGGACAGCGAACATTACGCCGGCTATAACATAGCGGTGATATCGAAAGAATATGTAAACCTGAGCATCAGATTCGGGTATCATTTTACCATGCTCGACTGCTATTGCAGCGACTCTGCGAGAAATAACCACATCTACTTCCGCTTTGTGGGGGGCGCAACCGACATCGTCAAGCGTTCGAGAAGAGTGGAACTCATCGCTGCCATTCTGAGGGAATACGGATTCAACATCACGACGAAAGGGGACCTTATCGTTGCAAGACTTGCCAACATTGGGAGGGATGAAACGGAGGCTCTACTCGATAAGGTGGGGAGGCTGATCGCCTATACAAGGCAATTGGATGCGCTGCTTCACGATGACAGCGCAGTCACACAATATACGCGAGATTTTCTCAGTGGTCATTACGAACATTGAGGTCCGGAGTAGCCGGGCGCCGCAGGAACCATCGCGGATTTTTTTGCTATCAATAGTGGCCTTAGGGCATGTATAATAAACAATTCGGGGAAGATTCCCTGAATGAGAGGAGGTCACTATGTTTGGGCTTGGATTGCCGGAGATGATGATCATTCTTGTTATCGCCCTTGTCATGTTTGGTCCGAGCAAACTCCCGTCCCTCGGGAGAAGTATCGGCGAGGCGATAAGGGGATTTAAGAAGGGAATTGAAGAAGACCCGTCCAAAGGGACAGGAAGATAGAGAAATCGTAGCTGCCCGCCCTATGTCAAGAATTTTCCTCCTCGTTATTGTGCTTGGACTTGCCCTCTCTTTTTTCAGGCTCGGTTCGGTGACGCTCTTCGATGTCGATGAGGCTGTTTTTGCTGAAGCGACCAAAGAGCTTGTGCAGAGCGGAGACTGGATAACACCTACCTACAACGGAGAAAACCGGTATGACAAACCGATCCTCTTTTACTGGTTGATGGCGGTGCCCTATAAGGTCTTCGGCATCCACGAGTTCTCCGCGAGGTTTCCTTCGGCGGTGGCAGGGTTTCTGCTCGTCCTCGCGCTTTTCTTGTTTCTCAGGCGTCTCAGGGACGAGAAGACCGCACTCTATGCTGCGCTGTCCTTCATGCTCTCCCTCTACTTTTTTGGATATTCCCATGCTGCTGTGACAGACATGACGCTGACGCTGTTCATAACGGTCTCGCTCATGCTTTTTTATCTTTCGACAACCGCTGACGAGAACCCTAAAATGCTTCGTTGGTATACTGACGGTTTCTACCTCTTCTCCGGTCTTGCCTTGCTCACAAAGGGGCTTATCGGGATACTCTTTCCTTTCGGGATCGCCGTGAGCTATCTCTTCATAACCGGAGGGAAGGAAGGGGTGAAGAAGGTGCTGAGCCTGAGGGGTGCGATGCTCTTTCTCGTTGTGTCCGCACCTTGGTATATCGCGGAAGGGGCGATCAATGGAAAGGAGTTTGTTCAACAGTTCTTCATAAAGCACCATTTTGCGAGATATACGGGGATTATTTCGGGACACCGGGGACCGCTTTACTACTATATCCCGGCACTCATTATCGGGCTCTTTCCCTGGATAGCGTTTCTCCCTGCCGGAATAAGGAACCTCTTGAAGGAGAGGGACAGGCTTTCCCTCTTCGCCGTTCTCTGGTTTGCCTTCATCGGAATCTTTTTTTCCTTCTCGACAACGAAACTTCCTAATTATATTCTCCCTGCGGTCCCTGCCCTGTCGATACTCATTGCATCTGGCATGATGTCATCGAATAGCACATGGATACGGTGGGCCCATGCATCTATCGTGCTGATATCCCTTGCGATGGGTATCGCGAGTC
The genomic region above belongs to Thermodesulfovibrionales bacterium and contains:
- a CDS encoding universal stress protein — translated: KKADLIAMGTHGRKGLTRLFMGSVTSGVVVHSPCDVLVVKKSCGECTGVYSSILVPFDASEFSKKALVRACRLAQSDNAGITALYVVPRYEEMIGFFRTESIKKSLLQEAEKILDAAREIALGKGVSLKTQIREGQTDEEIIKTAAGLEIDLIVLGTYGWRGMNRAIMGSTTERVIIHAPCPVLAVK
- a CDS encoding DUF202 domain-containing protein; amino-acid sequence: MIHRKFQRLIERKLATPEELEAVSRVSEDSGRYPEELLMEKGVPKHEILLSLSEYFGYPFVEYDENVVASYFVTKRLDMELQKRALWFPLSVQPDRAEVIAYNPDDRVRIEDISEVLGVERIDFILALPTDLLQIIENSFDVNPHFPPAGGRTPLAKVRTFLAERRSLFACYRTSLAKGRTGLAFIRTGLSFMAVALLLLRIFGIGYLTMGEGLLFAAGVVMTTDGLIWYKPVRKVGKKKLDCTATEPTGGTTVLGVSNPGGESPFVRTGPIDRADTLRTEWSDLSPVMRRRFLASDRTDLAEERTSLACLRTVMARARTGLAFARTGIAFVGLGIALLRQFPSGFWTLFDAMLILMGLFMAVEGLHSYLAGRRAGNEGLTLFKGSANKETIWDFVFPAGHNETGPEKISSSAFLRRACSPGIWATTGLALERTVLAERRNVMARLRTVMARSRTGLAFVRTGMSVSAVGAGLLVYFGTGSTAWTAFDLVLILSGLALIADGISWYVPGERVRGQFPYCFGDMEIIVPDYGVPNCDWGKAVFSHDKS
- a CDS encoding ATP-binding protein, producing MRIEQKIILSNVFNVALIVLIGFFAFQNMNLILTKLRFVEIADDLNASFLEMRLSEKNYFLYKDKTALSDIEEKIDETAGSIGHVRNDIIRAIGEKNFTVLEAYLKKYADIVKEAEMSSPGDAQMETRLRTAGKRLKEFSEAITHLERVGVNEIISNSKTVLFYSFLVILVSAIAVSHFVSQKILRSLRAIEKLAKSISEGNFMKLAGVVARDELGSVIEAVNSMSEELSNREEQLIQSKKLASLGVLTAGVAHELTNPLNNISMIAQTYTEVYDKLSREDRIGFMDKVEGETERIKEIVRNLLDFSKPKEANLKKAEINDVIQKTFTIVKNMLEVSNIDTKLALREHLPSVLVDEHQIQQVLVNLITNAVQAMSSGGKLFISSRPGKSGGSVEVTVMDTGRGIPPELLPHIFDPFFSTKGEGGTGLGLSVSYGIIKNHKGDIRVESKTGVGTTFTIELPIQKRQEE
- a CDS encoding response regulator, which codes for MAGYRIMVIDDEKIVGDMAKMSLEQDGYEVETFLNAAPALERLREERFDIVVTDYKMKGIDGMEVLKTVKKLFPATKVIMITAFANLDAAIEALRGDVHDFFPKPVKIKELKASIQRALKRP
- a CDS encoding PEP/pyruvate-binding domain-containing protein, encoding MSISMNNTFKLFEPFLSRVSRSFRLWKRSESPESFSVIFDRFREVLERNNRSLEIITDMGEKLGGDYLFDVMYIRKAYGELREEIRGSILNFDLLTRNRYPELHAAYERIDTLIRRMVDGIPSMAREMVISFDNIDWHKFREVGGKNAHLSEVKNRLKLNVPEAFVITTDAFDAFIDHNGLRERIAQRPDAMIDETAMKALQESILQGEIPAVIDIALRDALEKIREKSGDCFLAVRSSAEEEDGGFSFAGQFETILNVHLDDVAVKDAYKKVVASLYSSKAMAYQRQLGYEIGRMRMAVGCVVMVDAVSSGVMYSTGPGGNEGYLLINATWGLGGSLVEGKIDGDLYVVRKESEPEMVNAAYGKKGSMMISLKEGGTTEVRTPDDMEMKPCLTGEQIAELAREGMIIEKYFGNPCDIEWAIGKSGTISILQARPLMIQGEGERPAIVDEDWADSGYALLFRNRGTVVQKGAGSGKVFAVKHPDELNSFPKGAVLVARHDSSLFVQVMPIASAIITEIGTPMSHMATLCREMKVPTVVNVGDAVLTLKQGQEVTLYAGDENTVAVYEGVARHLLARGQADSVMMEDVYEFRKKRYIMRYITPLNLVDPLMNEFTPEGCKSMHDILRFMHEKAVAELVESARRESIRSRGHGNVMKLDISVPAGIIVMDIGGGLDVHSDDTKATLEQIRSVPLRAIIRGMVHPGLWQSEAISLKVNDFLSSMMRMPDIVSDSEHYAGYNIAVISKEYVNLSIRFGYHFTMLDCYCSDSARNNHIYFRFVGGATDIVKRSRRVELIAAILREYGFNITTKGDLIVARLANIGRDETEALLDKVGRLIAYTRQLDALLHDDSAVTQYTRDFLSGHYEH
- the tatA gene encoding twin-arginine translocase TatA/TatE family subunit, which translates into the protein MFGLGLPEMMIILVIALVMFGPSKLPSLGRSIGEAIRGFKKGIEEDPSKGTGR
- a CDS encoding glycosyltransferase family 39 protein, coding for MSRIFLLVIVLGLALSFFRLGSVTLFDVDEAVFAEATKELVQSGDWITPTYNGENRYDKPILFYWLMAVPYKVFGIHEFSARFPSAVAGFLLVLALFLFLRRLRDEKTALYAALSFMLSLYFFGYSHAAVTDMTLTLFITVSLMLFYLSTTADENPKMLRWYTDGFYLFSGLALLTKGLIGILFPFGIAVSYLFITGGKEGVKKVLSLRGAMLFLVVSAPWYIAEGAINGKEFVQQFFIKHHFARYTGIISGHRGPLYYYIPALIIGLFPWIAFLPAGIRNLLKERDRLSLFAVLWFAFIGIFFSFSTTKLPNYILPAVPALSILIASGMMSSNSTWIRWAHASIVLISLAMGIASLVSVKYLPKLGIADSGLPFAVSAVLLIMAAVHGYAGITKKRFYAVAACLMIVFLGVLSVKVTPVANEYLQGTLHRYSLYARERMNDGDRLIAYRLNNPSILFYSGHRLVTAGSREDLLPFLNAGTNLLAIAKVKDVEVLRGLGFTLVKEDGQYAILEKRNSIAERA